A part of Catharus ustulatus isolate bCatUst1 chromosome 8, bCatUst1.pri.v2, whole genome shotgun sequence genomic DNA contains:
- the ANXA7 gene encoding annexin A7 yields MSYPGYPPCDGYPAFPGYPPTGQESVYPPAGQYTYPAVPGGFPPAGGGTYPAAPPNAGFPGAAGYPAPGGYPASGYPAQAGGMPAYPGGPGFGVPPTGPGFGGYPQQPPAQSYAGGGPAQIPGFPGGQVPSPMPGPPAAVVQYTQGTIQAAPNFDAGRDAEILRKAMKGFGTDEQAIINVVANRSNDQRQKIKAAFKTMYGKDLIKDLKSELSGNVEELILALFMPSTYYDAWSLRHAMKGAGTQERVLIEILCTRTNQEIREIVNCYKSEFGRDIEEDIRSDTSGHFERLLISMCQGNRDENQTVDYQKAQEDAQRLYQAGEGKLGTDESCFNMVLASRSFPQLKATVEAYSRIANRDLLSSIDREFSGNVERGLKTIVQCALNRPAFFAERLYYSMKGAGTDDSTLIRIVVTRSEIDLVQIKQMFTQMYQKTLATMIASDTSGDYRKLLLAIVGQ; encoded by the exons ATGTCATACCCAGGTTATCCCCCTTGTGATGGCTACCCTGCTTTCCCAGGTTATCCT cCGACAGGACAGGAGTCTGTCTATCCACCAGCTGGTCAGTACACCTatcctgctgttcctggaggATTTCctccagcaggaggagggacCTATCCTGCAGCACCACCGAATGCTGGGTTTCCAGGGGCAGCAGGATATCCTGCCCCAGGGGGCTACCCTGCTTCAGGGTaccctgcccaggctggaggaATGCCAGCTTATCCTGGAG GTCCTGGCTTTGGTGTGCCTCCCACTGGGCCTGGCTTTGGTGGCTATCCACAACAGCCTCCTGCCCAAAGCTATGCTGGAGGTGGACCTGCACAAATTCCAG GATTTCCTGGTGGACAAGTACCATCCCCAATGCCTGGTCCG CCTGCTGCAGTGGTTCAGTATACCCAGGGTACAATTCAAGCTGCTCCAAACTTTGATGCTGGGAGGGATGCAGAAATTCTACGCAAAGCTATGAAGGGTTTTG GAACTGATGAGCAGGCCATCATAAATGTTGTTGCTAACCGTTCCAATGATCAAAGGCAAAAAATCAAGGCAGCTTTCAAGACTATGTACGGCAAG GATTTAATTAAAGATCTGAAGTCTGAGTTAAGTGGTAATGTGGAAGAATTGATTCTAGCCCTTTTCATGCCTAGTACCTACTATGATGCCTGGAGTTTACGTCATGCGATGAAG GGAGCAGGCACTCAGGAGAGAGTGTTGATTGAGATCCTTTGCACAAGGACAAACCAGGAAATTCGCGAAATAGTCAATTGCTATAAATCAGAATTTGGAAGGGACATTGAAGAAGACATCAGATCAGACACTTCAGGACACTTCGAACGATTACTTATATCTATGTGCCAA GGTAATCGTGATGAGAATCAAACTGTGGATTATCAAAAAGCTCAAGAAGATGCTCAGCGTCTGTACCAAGCAGGTGAAGGCAAACTTGGGACTGATGAATCTTGCTTTAATATGGTTCTGGCAAGCAGAAGTTTTCCTCAGCTGAAAGCAACAGTTGAGGCATACTCCAGG ATTGCTAATCGTGATTTATTAAGCAGCATTGACCGAGAATTCTCTGGAAATGTGGAACGTGGTTTGAAGACTATCG TGCAATGTGCTTTGAATCGCCCAGCCTTTTTTGCAGAAAGACTTTATTATTCTATGAAAGGAGCTGGCACAGATGATTCTACCCTCATCAGAATTGTAGTCACTCGCAGTGAG ATTGACCTTGTGCAAATTAAACAGATGTTCACACAGATGTATCAGAAGACATTGGCTACAATGATAGCAAGTGATACAAGCGGTGATTACCGGAAGTTGCTGCTGGCAATTGTTGGGCAATAG